A region of the Micromonospora sediminicola genome:
CGGGTCGACGGCGGTGTGGTCCGGCGTGTCGGCGGGGTGCCGGAGCACCTCGGCCGACCAGTCCAGCCAGCCCGGCGGCACCTCGCCGAGCGGGCCCGGCCCGGTGCCCACCAGGTAGCGGTGCGTGCCCTCGGGCACGTCCTCCAGCCAGTCGTCGAGCCGCTCCGGGGTCACGAACACCGCGTCGTAGGGCCGGTCCGCCCCCGGTTCCAGCACCGGCAACCCGGCCAGCGCGCGGGGCCGGAAGGAGACCGCCAGCCCGATCGACCAGGCGCCGATCAGCACCGCCGCGCTACGCCAGTGCGGCGGCAGCAGCACCGCCACCCGGTCGCCGGGGCGCAGCCGGCAGCCGTCCCGGAGCAGCGCGGCGCTGCGGGCCGCCCACTCACCCAGTTGGGGCGCGGTCAGGTCGGTGCGTTCGCCGGTGGCGTCGTCGACATAGCTGAGCAGCGGCTCGTCGGTCGCGACGGCGGCTGGTGCGTGGGTGGCCATCGGGCGTGCTCCTCCCTGGCGGTCAGCTCACCCTAGCCGGGCGAACCGGTCGACCAGGAGGGCCAACCGCCGCTCGTGTTCCGCCCGCCGCAGCCGGCCGCCGCGCATCAGCGTGACCTGGCCGTGCAGCCCGCTCCAGAACGTCTCGGTGAAGGTCTCCAGGTCGTCGTCACCGGCGAACGGCCGCAGCGTCTCGGCCAGTTCGGCGAAGGCACGGGCCAGCTCGACCGGGGTGTCCTGGCTGGCGAAGGAGAGGGCGACGGGGAGGGTGAAGATCGCGTCGTAGAGCGCGGGCCGGCGTTCGGCGAAGGCGGCGTACGCGGCGGCGATGCCGGCCACCGCCTGCCGCGCGTCGGTCGCGGCGGCCCGGGCGGCGGCCAGCTCGGCGGCCAGGTCGCCGCAGCCCTCCACGGCGACCGCCGCCATGATCGCGTCCTTGCCCGTGAAGTGGCTGTAGAGCACGGGCTGGCTGTACTCGATCTCGGCGGCGAGGCGACGGGTGGTGACCGCGTCCCAGCCCTCCGACTCGGCCAGGTCCCGGGCGGCGGCGATGATCGCCCGTTCGCGTTCCGCCCGCTCCCGCTCCCGGCGGGCCTGAATCGACATGACCCCGACTCTAGCACTGCTAGCCAACCTGCCGACGCTCTGCTAGCGTCGCCACCATTCCTAGCGTCGCTAGATTCGGAGTCGGTCATGCTCACCCCCGTCGCCTACGGGCTCGCCATCGTCCTCAGCCTCTTCTGCGTCTTCATCGGCGCCCGGTTCCTCCTGGCACCGCGCGCCTCCGCCGCCGGCTACGGCGTCGCGGCCACCCCGGACGGCGGCACCGCCTACCTCACCGTCAAGGGCCTGCGCGACCTCAGCTACGGCCTGCTCGGCCTCGCGCTGATCGCGTTCACCAGCGCCGACGCCGTCGCCTGGTACATGCTGGTCGTCGCGCTCAACCCGTTGGGCGACACCGTCGTGGTGCTGCGGAACGGCGGCACCCGGGCCGTCGCCTTCGGCGTCCACTTCGCCACCGCGGTGGTCATCCTCGTCGACGCCGCCCTGCTGTTCGCGCTCTAGACCGGGCCCGCCGCCGGCCGGTCCGCGACCGTCGACTTTGGTCGCGGGCCCGGTCGGCCGATGGCCGTATCGGCGGGCCGGGTGGCTGCGGGACGGTGCGGGCATGACGACCGAAACCCTGCGCCGGCGACTCGCGCCGGCGGTCGCGCTGCTGCTGCTCGCACCCTGGACCGCCGAATGCTCCTGGGGTGGATTCACCCTCACCGGCATGCCGTTCGTCGTGCTCGTGCTCGCCCC
Encoded here:
- a CDS encoding TIGR03089 family protein, which produces MATHAPAAVATDEPLLSYVDDATGERTDLTAPQLGEWAARSAALLRDGCRLRPGDRVAVLLPPHWRSAAVLIGAWSIGLAVSFRPRALAGLPVLEPGADRPYDAVFVTPERLDDWLEDVPEGTHRYLVGTGPGPLGEVPPGWLDWSAEVLRHPADTPDHTAVDPADPATADGTSFGAWRRLAAEIAEQLHLRPGDRFLVDLTEHEHPLTWLLAPLSARATIVIHSPSR
- a CDS encoding TetR/AcrR family transcriptional regulator is translated as MSIQARRERERAERERAIIAAARDLAESEGWDAVTTRRLAAEIEYSQPVLYSHFTGKDAIMAAVAVEGCGDLAAELAAARAAATDARQAVAGIAAAYAAFAERRPALYDAIFTLPVALSFASQDTPVELARAFAELAETLRPFAGDDDLETFTETFWSGLHGQVTLMRGGRLRRAEHERRLALLVDRFARLG
- a CDS encoding DUF4267 domain-containing protein; this translates as MLTPVAYGLAIVLSLFCVFIGARFLLAPRASAAGYGVAATPDGGTAYLTVKGLRDLSYGLLGLALIAFTSADAVAWYMLVVALNPLGDTVVVLRNGGTRAVAFGVHFATAVVILVDAALLFAL